Proteins co-encoded in one Medicago truncatula cultivar Jemalong A17 chromosome 8, MtrunA17r5.0-ANR, whole genome shotgun sequence genomic window:
- the LOC112419119 gene encoding pre-mRNA-splicing factor ATP-dependent RNA helicase DEAH10, with product MVFGQRDRNKPFVARRNYQPNANANANRNNQTHSSPRRQKIIEQRKSLPIASVEKRLIEEVQKNDILIVVGETGSGKTTQIPQFLFHAGFCHDGKVVGITQPRRVAAITVAKRVAEECGCELGQKVGYSVRFDDSTSNSTRIKYMTDGLLLREALLDPYLSKYSVIIVDEAHERTVHTDVLMGLLKNVQLARSNSIKDGRNLNNENKNTNGFMLLDKDNGQNGSSLRKDHRKKSSPLKLIIMSASLDARTFSEYFGGAKAVHIQGRQFPVDIFYTRHPKTDYVDAALITIFQVHQDEAPGDILVFLTGQEEIDAVERLIKERLSKLPQEYQRLQVVPIYAALPSEQQMRAFAPAPSGFHKVILATNIAETSITIPGIKYVIDPGLVKARSYDPGKGMESLIVVPTSKSQALQRSGRAGREGPGKCFRLYPENEFEKLEDSTMPEIKRCNLSNVILQLKALGVDDILGFDFIEKPSRTAIVKSLEQLFLLGALTDDCQLSDPVGRQMARLPLDPVYAKALILASQFNCLEEMLIAVAMLSAESIFYFPRDKYEEARTAAKSFASPEGDHITLINVFRAATDLLEKRTIEINKMKNEKDFRKWCKENFINSRSLRHARDIHRQIQGHVQQMGLKLASCGEDMLQFRRCLVASFFLNAAVKQPDGTYRALASGQVVQIHPSSVLFRKKPECIIFNELIQTNNKYVRDLTRVDNLWLTELAPQFYAMQN from the exons ATGGTGTTTGGTCAGAGAGATCGTAACAAGCCTTTTGTGGCTCGTCGAAATTACCAACCCAATGCCAATGCCAACGCCAATCGGAATAACCAAACCCATTCCTCTCCCCG GAGACAGAAGATTATAGAGCAGAGAAAGTCACTTCCTATTGCTTCAg TTGAGAAGAGATTAATTGAAGAGGTTCAGaagaatgatattttgattgttgttggtgaaactGGAAGTGGAAAAACTACAC AGATTCcacaatttttatttcatgCTGGATTTTGCCACGACGGGAAAGTTGTTGGGATAACTCAGCCGAGACGTGTTGCTGCTATCACTGTGGCCAAGCGTGTTGCTGAAGAATGTGGTTGTGAGTTGGGCCAAAAGGTTGGGTACTCTGTTAGATTTGATGATTCTACTTCCAACTCAACAAGGATCAAATATATGACAGATGGGTTGCTTCTGAG GGAGGCATTGTTGGATCCTTATCTTTCTAAGTATTCTGTTATAATTGTCGATGAAGCACACGAGAGAACTGTCCACACTGATGTCTTGATGGGCTTGCTAAAAAATGTGCAACTTGCTCGGTCAAATTCTATCAAAGATGGTCGGAACCTTAATAATGAGAACAAGAATACAAATGGTTTCATGTTGTTGGATAAAGATAATGGCCAGAATGGAAGTTCTCTTAGAAAAGACCACCGCAAAAAGAGTTCTCCATTGAAGTTAATCATCATGTCTGCAAGTCTTGATGCTCGCACCTTCTCTGAGTACTTTGGTGGTGCCAAAGCTGTTCACATCCAAGGGAGACAGTTTCCTGTGGATATATTTTATACTCGTCATCCAAAAACAGATTATGTAGATGCTGCCTTGATAACGATTTTCCAG GTTCATCAAGATGAGGCTCCTGGTGATATACTAGTATTTCTGACTGGGCAAGAAGAGATTGATGCTGTTGAAAGGCTTATCAAGGAGCGACTTTCAAAGTTACCTCAAGAATATCAGAGGCTTCAAGTTGTGCCAATATATGCAGCTCTTCCATCTGAGCAGCAAATGCGAGCCTTTGCACCGGCTCCATCTGGGTTTCATAAG GTGATATTGGCAACTAATATTGCCGAGACATCAATTACGATTCCTGGAATCAAGTATGTAATTGATCCTGGACTTGTAAAAGCGCGTTCCTATGATCCTGGAAAAGGCATGGAATCTTTAATTGTAGTACCTACATCCAAGTCTCAGGCATTGCAAAGAAG TGGGCGTGCAGGGCGTGAAGGACCTGGAAAATGCTTTCGGCTATATCCAGAAAATGAATTTGAGAAACTTGAGGATTCAACAATGCCGGAAATTAAGCGTTGCAACCTTTCTAATGTCATTTTGCAGCTTAAGGCTTTGGGTGTTGACGACATATTAGGGTTCGATTTCATTGAGAAACCTTCAAG GACAGCTATAGTAAAATCATTGGAGCAGCTATTTTTGTTAGGTGCTTTGACAGATGACTGTCAACTATCTGATCCAGTTGGACGTCAAATGGCCCGACTTCCCTTGGACCCAGTTTATGCCAAAGCTCTTATTTTAGCAAGTCAGTTTAACTGCTTGGAAGAGATGTTGATAGCTGTTGCAATGCTTTCTGCGGAatccatattttattttccGCGCGACAAGTATGAAGAG GCAAGAACTGCAGCTAAGAGCTTTGCAAGTCCAGAGGGAGACCACATCACTCTGATTAATGTGTTTAGAGCAGCTACTGATTTATTGGAGAAGAGAACTATcgaaattaataaaatgaaaaatgaaaaggattttagaaaatggtgcAAAGAAAATTTTATCAATAGCCGTTCTCTTAGACATGCTCGTGACATTCACAG GCAGATTCAAGGACATGTTCAACAAATGGGTCTGAAACTTGCTTCTTGTGGAGAAGATATGCTTCAATTTCGCAGATGCCTTGTTGCTTCCTTTTTCCTCAATGCAGCTGTGAAGCAGCCAGATGGAACCTACAG GGCTTTGGCAAGTGGTCAGGTGGTGCAGATCCATCCTTCGTCTGTATTGTTCAGGAAGAAACCAGAGTGCATAATATTTAATGAACTGATTCAAACTAATAACAAGTATGTCCGTGATTTAACCAGAGTTGACAACCTATGGTTAACTGAACTGGCTCCTCAGTTTTATGCTATGCAGAATTAA